The Paenibacillus sp. MBLB1832 genome has a window encoding:
- the coxB gene encoding cytochrome c oxidase subunit II, producing the protein MSQVKKFWRLLPLLAVMTLMLTGCGDPTLSALVPKGPVASEQLFLMKLSLFIMIFVVIVVFAIYVYVLVRFRKRKGDESIPKQVEGSHVLEIIWTVIPILLLLVLAVPTVSYTFKHSENYNKNKDAIHVKVTAHQFWWQFEYPDLGIATAQQLVIPKDKIIAFDVVSADVSHAFWVPSLGGKVDTNPGIRNTLYLQADEIATFQGRCTELCGASHALMNFTVAAKSDADFNAWVAKMKAPSVVPANAQKGEELFKENCMSCHAVNAAGPGVAPNLKGFADRDTLAGILEHTPENIASWIHNPQELKPGNKMPAFGKEAGGKLDDAQIKEIVTYLQTLK; encoded by the coding sequence ATGAGTCAAGTAAAAAAGTTCTGGCGTCTGCTACCCCTTTTAGCGGTGATGACGCTCATGCTAACCGGGTGTGGAGACCCAACCTTATCCGCTTTAGTGCCTAAAGGTCCAGTGGCATCAGAGCAGCTTTTTTTAATGAAGTTAAGTCTCTTTATCATGATTTTTGTCGTAATTGTCGTATTTGCGATTTATGTGTATGTTCTTGTACGTTTTCGCAAGCGTAAAGGCGACGAAAGCATTCCGAAACAAGTCGAAGGCAGTCATGTTTTGGAGATTATCTGGACAGTTATTCCGATTCTCTTGCTGTTAGTACTTGCGGTGCCAACAGTATCCTACACGTTCAAGCATTCCGAGAATTACAACAAAAACAAAGACGCTATCCATGTGAAAGTCACTGCTCATCAGTTCTGGTGGCAGTTTGAATATCCTGATCTTGGTATCGCAACAGCGCAACAGCTTGTGATTCCGAAGGACAAAATCATTGCCTTTGATGTCGTCTCTGCTGACGTATCGCATGCGTTCTGGGTACCTTCCCTCGGCGGTAAAGTCGATACGAACCCAGGAATTCGCAATACGCTTTATTTGCAAGCAGATGAAATCGCAACGTTCCAAGGTAGATGTACTGAGCTTTGCGGAGCTTCCCATGCTTTGATGAACTTCACGGTAGCGGCGAAGTCAGATGCTGACTTTAATGCTTGGGTTGCGAAAATGAAAGCACCTTCTGTCGTGCCTGCGAATGCACAAAAAGGTGAAGAATTGTTCAAAGAAAACTGTATGTCTTGTCATGCTGTGAATGCAGCTGGCCCAGGGGTTGCACCTAACCTAAAAGGCTTTGCAGATCGCGATACACTTGCAGGTATCTTGGAACATACTCCTGAGAACATCGCTTCGTGGATACATAATCCGCAAGAGCTTAAACCAGGTAACAAAATGCCAGCATTCGGTAAAGAAGCAGGCGGTAAGTTAGACGATGCTCAAATTAAAGAAATTGTTACGTACTTACAAACATTGAAATAA
- a CDS encoding DEAD/DEAH box helicase — protein MSNGFASLGIKESIVQVLQNQGVVEPTPIQREAIPVLLKGSDVIAQAQTGTGKTLAFVLPILESIDVESPDVQALILTPTRELAIQISNELKTLVPVTGAKVLAAYGGQDVEKQLRKLQGNIHIVVGTPGRLLDHLRRGSINFYKLKILVLDEADQMLHMGFLHEVKDIIAQTSPYRQTLLFSATMPEQVINLSKAYMKEAKEIKIQSKQVTLSEIQQVLVSTTDREKPDALLAAIKQYRPYLAMIFCRTKAKAMAVNEYLQENGLMADELHGDLSQAKREQVMKRFREGRIELLVATDIAARGLDVEGVTHIFNYDVPQDAESYIHRIGRTGRAGESGVAVTFVTPRDMQAIELIERGIKMSLRSPDQQQRRVRSNSEEFAATEGRGSGRKGSASAARGGRRNDRGNAQEQRGGRGGRAGSREARGDRSNVQYGERNGGFGAKNEKFGVRGGAATGVARPAGRPAKVNTERNPNTWGRAEVREPEATNAAPARGGNFGAAKARVTSASRGGEGTERKRSAPHGDKSYSPYNKYAGAGREDAASASRTIRGGKGRGDSAERGGGFGGARGGQGGARGDSFGARGGQGGARGGERSGGPRGGQGGVRSGAPRGTRGKR, from the coding sequence ATGTCAAATGGATTTGCCTCATTAGGAATTAAAGAATCGATCGTTCAAGTTTTGCAAAATCAAGGTGTCGTAGAACCGACGCCAATTCAACGTGAAGCCATTCCTGTTCTATTAAAAGGGTCGGACGTTATTGCACAAGCGCAAACAGGTACAGGTAAAACCCTTGCCTTCGTACTTCCTATATTAGAAAGCATTGATGTAGAAAGCCCTGATGTTCAAGCTCTTATTCTTACACCAACCCGTGAGTTAGCGATTCAGATCAGTAACGAACTCAAAACGCTAGTCCCTGTGACGGGTGCCAAGGTTCTCGCTGCTTATGGCGGGCAAGATGTAGAAAAACAGCTTAGAAAGCTTCAAGGTAACATACATATAGTAGTAGGAACACCTGGAAGACTGCTTGATCATCTGCGTCGCGGGTCCATCAATTTCTACAAATTGAAAATCCTCGTATTAGATGAAGCGGATCAAATGCTGCACATGGGCTTTCTGCACGAAGTAAAGGATATCATTGCTCAGACGTCACCTTACCGACAAACACTGCTTTTCTCCGCTACAATGCCTGAGCAGGTCATTAACCTGTCCAAGGCTTATATGAAAGAAGCCAAAGAAATTAAAATTCAAAGTAAACAAGTGACGTTATCCGAAATTCAACAAGTCCTTGTCTCTACAACTGATCGTGAGAAACCAGACGCATTACTGGCAGCGATTAAGCAGTATCGTCCTTATCTGGCGATGATTTTTTGCCGGACGAAAGCAAAGGCTATGGCGGTCAATGAATATTTGCAGGAAAACGGCCTCATGGCGGATGAATTGCACGGCGATTTGTCGCAGGCTAAACGCGAGCAAGTCATGAAACGCTTCAGAGAAGGCCGCATCGAGCTTCTCGTCGCAACTGACATCGCTGCTCGCGGTCTAGATGTTGAAGGGGTAACGCATATTTTCAATTATGATGTACCTCAAGACGCAGAGAGCTACATTCACCGTATAGGCCGGACGGGTCGTGCGGGTGAATCAGGTGTAGCTGTGACGTTCGTCACACCTAGAGATATGCAGGCGATTGAGCTCATCGAGAGAGGCATTAAGATGTCTTTGCGCAGTCCTGACCAACAGCAGCGACGTGTTCGTTCAAACTCTGAAGAATTCGCAGCAACAGAAGGCAGAGGGTCTGGTCGAAAAGGCAGTGCTAGCGCTGCGCGCGGCGGCAGACGCAATGATCGCGGCAACGCGCAAGAGCAACGCGGAGGCCGTGGTGGCAGAGCGGGTTCACGTGAAGCTCGCGGAGATCGTTCGAACGTACAGTATGGCGAGCGCAATGGCGGCTTCGGAGCCAAAAACGAGAAGTTCGGCGTTCGCGGCGGCGCGGCAACTGGTGTTGCACGTCCAGCGGGACGCCCAGCGAAAGTCAATACCGAGCGCAATCCCAACACATGGGGACGCGCAGAAGTACGCGAGCCAGAGGCGACGAACGCAGCCCCTGCACGTGGTGGGAACTTTGGCGCAGCCAAAGCTCGCGTAACTAGCGCGTCACGCGGCGGTGAGGGTACTGAGCGCAAGCGCTCAGCACCACATGGCGATAAGTCTTACTCGCCATATAATAAGTATGCTGGCGCAGGGCGTGAAGACGCGGCTAGCGCGTCGCGCACAATCCGCGGCGGCAAGGGCCGTGGCGACAGCGCGGAGCGCGGCGGCGGTTTTGGCGGCGCTCGCGGCGGCCAAGGCGGCGCGCGCGGCGATAGCTTTGGGGCGCGTGGCGGCCAGGGCGGCGCGCGCGGCGGAGAAAGATCTGGCGGGCCTCGTGGCGGTCAAGGCGGAGTACGTAGCGGAGCACCTCGCGGCACCCGTGGAAAGCGCTAG
- a CDS encoding guanylate kinase, protein MYALKDKEMIFVFTGPHGAGRKTVAEMSGSTLGMKQVISYTTRPPKATEEDGQDYHFISPAQFVQAQANGEFIEVSTVNDHLYGIKSADIERMFQLSGSIYLILNRFGAETLKKLYGDHVVQIFIYAQRDTLEERMKESGDSEEIASKYLSDYEAELAYRDQCDHVFENVDLAHTVFDLTKTLDKYLNRNLVDLD, encoded by the coding sequence ATGTACGCATTAAAGGATAAGGAAATGATTTTTGTATTCACAGGCCCACACGGGGCAGGCCGTAAAACCGTTGCCGAAATGTCCGGCTCAACACTTGGTATGAAGCAAGTGATTTCCTACACCACGCGACCTCCGAAAGCCACTGAGGAAGATGGTCAGGATTATCACTTCATTTCTCCCGCACAATTTGTTCAAGCACAAGCTAACGGTGAATTCATCGAAGTTAGTACCGTGAACGACCATCTCTATGGCATCAAAAGTGCAGATATCGAGCGCATGTTTCAGCTTAGCGGGAGCATCTACTTGATTCTCAATCGTTTTGGCGCCGAAACACTCAAGAAGCTGTACGGCGATCATGTGGTCCAAATCTTCATCTATGCCCAGCGAGATACACTCGAAGAGCGGATGAAAGAAAGCGGAGATTCAGAAGAAATCGCCTCTAAATATTTGTCCGATTACGAGGCTGAATTAGCGTATCGCGATCAATGTGACCACGTTTTTGAAAATGTCGATCTCGCGCATACGGTGTTCGACCTCACGAAAACCTTAGATAAATACTTAAATCGTAACCTCGTTGACTTAGACTAG
- a CDS encoding conserved virulence factor C family protein, translated as MKILSIEPTPSPNSMKLNMDESLPAGVRETYTKNNLADAPAAVQQLLGVAGVISVFHAADFIAVDRSSKGDWQLILAQARAIFGEAQPSADQGAPSPAPQADAAFGEAQVLVQMFRGIPLQVRVRAGAEEVRVGMPTRFTEAAVRAGTASPNLIKERKLEELGVRYGELGDIAGEVVQELDASYDDARVEELVSLAMRETQDLPVADSAATGDMSAAAEQLRHSDWKLRYAALQKIQPSLTTLPLLVHALQDENTSLRRLATVYLGDIKEPEVLPYLYRALEDDSPSVRRTAGDTLSDLGDPAAMPAMAKALTDRNKLVRWRAARFLYEVGDRSVLEALRQAADDPEFEVRMQVKIALERIEGGHAAEGSVWQQMTRRND; from the coding sequence ATGAAAATCCTTTCAATCGAACCGACACCAAGCCCGAATTCCATGAAGCTCAATATGGATGAGTCGTTACCTGCTGGTGTACGGGAAACGTATACGAAAAACAATCTTGCCGATGCACCTGCAGCTGTACAGCAATTGCTTGGGGTCGCGGGTGTGATCAGCGTATTTCACGCGGCTGATTTCATTGCGGTCGATCGCAGCTCCAAAGGCGATTGGCAGTTGATTTTGGCGCAAGCGCGCGCGATCTTCGGTGAAGCACAGCCAAGCGCAGATCAAGGCGCTCCATCTCCCGCGCCCCAGGCAGATGCTGCCTTCGGCGAAGCACAGGTGCTCGTGCAGATGTTTCGCGGTATTCCGCTCCAGGTGAGGGTGCGCGCAGGCGCAGAAGAAGTGCGCGTCGGCATGCCAACGCGCTTCACGGAAGCCGCCGTCCGCGCAGGTACGGCTTCGCCGAACCTAATCAAAGAGCGGAAGCTCGAGGAGCTCGGCGTCCGCTACGGCGAGCTGGGGGACATCGCGGGCGAGGTCGTCCAGGAACTGGACGCCTCTTACGACGATGCCCGCGTCGAAGAGCTGGTCTCCCTCGCGATGCGGGAGACCCAAGACCTCCCTGTGGCGGATTCCGCCGCCACAGGAGACATGAGCGCAGCCGCGGAGCAGCTGCGCCACAGCGACTGGAAGCTGCGCTACGCCGCGCTTCAGAAGATCCAGCCGTCGCTTACGACGCTGCCGCTGCTCGTCCATGCCCTGCAGGACGAGAACACGTCGCTACGGCGACTTGCCACGGTGTACCTCGGGGACATCAAGGAGCCCGAGGTACTGCCCTATCTGTATCGTGCCCTCGAGGACGATTCACCTTCCGTGCGCCGGACAGCGGGAGATACGCTGTCCGATCTCGGCGACCCCGCCGCGATGCCGGCGATGGCGAAGGCATTGACGGACCGCAACAAGCTGGTCCGTTGGCGGGCGGCGCGGTTCCTCTACGAAGTCGGGGACCGCTCGGTGTTAGAGGCGCTGCGACAAGCAGCGGATGATCCCGAATTCGAGGTGCGCATGCAGGTGAAGATCGCGCTTGAGCGGATCGAAGGCGGCCATGCCGCAGAAGGTTCGGTCTGGCAGCAAATGACCCGCAGGAATGACTAG
- a CDS encoding M48 family metallopeptidase has product MKRFYLWCLAAFACYAIFIVVYVFQGDGFRIPAAMIGTAADPNTFMTHAEIAKADTLSRIHSLTFFLSTPLQMGVTVLLFGVAISFRQLAEKLCRASFLQVMLFVFLFTLVLDVFFLPIDVFLFKIDQAYGLSTETPAMFLGDHGKSFLIDCIGTMVMVGLFRWISSKSPTKWWVWLWLISIPLILFVTFIQPVVLDPLYNDFKPLQNQELKAQILDLAARANIPTDQVYEVNMSERTKAINAYVNGIGGNARIVLWDTILNKLQPNEIMTVMAHEMGHYVERHIYWGIAYGVALSFVGFWLAFHAYRYFLKRWGAVWGFSGERDLAALPILLLLIALMSFLSAPAQNAFSRVIEHRADVYAMKMTGDGDAAIRAFQHIAQENLSPVTQPKLVQWFRGSHPTILERIQYFEQFAKK; this is encoded by the coding sequence ATGAAACGATTTTATTTGTGGTGTTTAGCCGCTTTTGCCTGTTATGCCATTTTCATCGTGGTGTATGTGTTTCAGGGGGATGGGTTCCGCATCCCTGCTGCGATGATTGGCACCGCGGCAGATCCGAACACATTCATGACACATGCCGAAATTGCCAAAGCCGACACGCTGTCTCGCATTCATTCGTTAACCTTTTTTCTAAGCACGCCGTTGCAAATGGGAGTGACCGTTCTACTATTCGGCGTTGCGATCTCCTTCCGCCAACTTGCGGAGAAGCTGTGTCGGGCTTCTTTTCTGCAAGTGATGCTGTTCGTGTTCCTGTTTACGCTCGTATTGGACGTATTCTTCCTGCCGATTGATGTGTTCCTGTTCAAAATCGACCAAGCTTACGGCTTATCCACTGAAACGCCCGCCATGTTCTTAGGGGATCATGGCAAATCGTTTCTTATCGACTGTATCGGCACGATGGTGATGGTCGGACTGTTCAGATGGATCTCGTCAAAGAGTCCAACGAAGTGGTGGGTATGGCTCTGGCTCATTTCGATCCCCTTGATCTTATTCGTTACGTTCATTCAACCCGTCGTACTCGATCCGCTGTATAACGATTTCAAACCTCTCCAGAATCAAGAACTCAAAGCACAAATCCTCGATCTGGCAGCTCGCGCCAATATCCCGACGGATCAGGTTTACGAGGTTAATATGTCGGAGAGGACCAAGGCGATTAACGCCTATGTGAACGGAATTGGAGGGAACGCGCGGATTGTGCTGTGGGATACGATTCTGAACAAGCTGCAGCCAAATGAAATTATGACGGTGATGGCGCATGAAATGGGGCACTATGTGGAGCGGCACATCTATTGGGGGATCGCTTACGGTGTTGCGCTCAGCTTTGTGGGCTTTTGGCTGGCCTTTCACGCTTATCGTTATTTCCTGAAGCGCTGGGGGGCGGTTTGGGGTTTCAGTGGGGAGCGGGATCTTGCGGCTTTGCCGATTTTATTGCTGCTGATCGCGTTGATGAGCTTTCTTTCCGCGCCGGCGCAGAACGCCTTCTCGCGTGTGATTGAACACCGGGCCGATGTGTATGCGATGAAAATGACAGGAGATGGCGATGCCGCTATTCGCGCTTTTCAGCATATCGCGCAAGAAAACCTCAGTCCCGTTACTCAGCCGAAGCTGGTGCAATGGTTCCGAGGTTCTCATCCAACGATTCTAGAAAGAATTCAGTATTTTGAGCAGTTTGCGAAAAAATAA
- a CDS encoding C39 family peptidase encodes MKKVIIWAGLALSSLTLIVIARTNLFLADKHETSLHSSKVAATSPAPTASWTKKPTSSVPASRSAATATVPATPTAAPSETPATAAAPTQHHVQIAGIPALSQLPELPNGCEAVAATMLLNWAGLPITKEEVADALPKGDMPYENEFGAFVGSNPKDVFVGDPYEAGYGIYHTPMAKLMNQWLPGHIRDLTGTSFEDLLDVLAHGSPAMVWATEHMDTPYWDLEWEDEDGELVEWYQPEHALLLTGWDDDYAYMNDPMTGEQEAYPLEDFHKVWELMGSQAITIIS; translated from the coding sequence ATGAAAAAAGTCATCATTTGGGCTGGACTGGCACTGTCCAGTCTCACGCTTATTGTAATAGCTAGAACGAACTTGTTTCTTGCGGACAAGCACGAGACATCTCTTCATTCTTCGAAAGTTGCAGCAACAAGTCCTGCTCCGACAGCCAGCTGGACGAAGAAACCGACCTCCAGCGTACCTGCTTCTAGATCTGCTGCGACTGCAACCGTACCTGCAACTCCAACTGCGGCGCCTTCGGAAACGCCAGCCACAGCAGCCGCTCCCACTCAGCATCATGTCCAGATCGCGGGCATTCCTGCCCTCTCTCAGCTCCCCGAGCTGCCTAACGGATGCGAAGCGGTCGCTGCGACTATGCTGCTTAACTGGGCAGGACTGCCGATCACCAAAGAGGAAGTTGCGGATGCCCTGCCAAAAGGGGACATGCCCTACGAGAACGAATTCGGCGCCTTCGTCGGAAGCAATCCCAAAGATGTCTTTGTCGGCGATCCGTATGAGGCTGGTTATGGCATTTACCATACACCTATGGCCAAGCTGATGAATCAATGGCTGCCTGGTCATATTCGTGACCTCACGGGCACCTCATTCGAGGATTTGCTAGATGTCCTGGCACATGGCAGTCCAGCCATGGTCTGGGCTACCGAGCATATGGACACGCCATATTGGGACTTGGAGTGGGAAGACGAGGATGGCGAACTTGTGGAGTGGTATCAGCCTGAGCACGCGCTCCTTCTGACAGGTTGGGACGATGACTACGCCTATATGAACGACCCTATGACCGGCGAGCAGGAGGCTTATCCGTTGGAAGACTTCCATAAAGTCTGGGAGTTGATGGGGTCTCAAGCGATTACGATTATTAGCTAG
- a CDS encoding glycosyltransferase family 39 protein yields MSKAFAVLKNLSDKVMITFVLAIFFFTLLGFLVTITTYMKSYSNIVSWLEWIWVLPAILLFYLCIQLGKFFQRKSELHLVIFAVTAATICYLILNLSYNTLPVSDYKDIWTGANEMAAGTFTGGHDPSNYFYYYNWQVGIAAFESIIIRIFGSHFWVLKILNIIILNLISWGIYRIAKKKTGREAACITYMITIFYLPYLLSVPQFSNQHLTLLLLLVAFHWIEKNKFAFSALTGLLLAVLNILRPVAIVVVLTILCYWLYVFFRDRAFKKWILHSALLALTFFIAVSGFDKLFVKIDYADAPVSQPKMPYFKYVKGLGGDQGFDKLAKLSYDYETFNQIQKEQLNSLITEQPVSTVIFVINKMCRYWGLFDYQFEHTFNHDPDYYYQYPVKALYMISWFQYMLCILLALIGFRLWKQKHDMDVYVIFFIGYNLVYLLIEAFSSYRFIVYPFIIIMSGYAIHELRLYEINRIVSIVKMKSKKPFARTRSL; encoded by the coding sequence ATGAGTAAAGCGTTTGCTGTCTTGAAGAACCTAAGCGACAAGGTCATGATTACTTTTGTGCTAGCCATCTTCTTTTTTACACTATTAGGCTTCCTAGTTACCATCACGACCTATATGAAATCCTATAGCAACATCGTTTCATGGTTAGAATGGATCTGGGTGCTTCCTGCCATCCTTCTATTCTATTTGTGCATCCAGCTAGGAAAATTTTTTCAAAGGAAAAGTGAGTTGCACCTTGTCATTTTCGCTGTCACGGCGGCTACGATTTGTTATCTTATCCTCAATCTCTCCTACAACACCCTCCCCGTAAGTGACTACAAAGATATTTGGACCGGAGCAAATGAGATGGCAGCAGGCACATTTACGGGCGGTCACGATCCTTCAAATTATTTCTACTACTACAATTGGCAGGTCGGTATCGCTGCTTTTGAATCTATCATCATTCGGATATTCGGTTCACATTTTTGGGTGCTCAAAATACTCAATATTATTATACTAAATCTCATTTCTTGGGGGATTTATCGGATTGCTAAGAAGAAGACAGGCCGAGAGGCTGCCTGCATCACCTATATGATCACGATTTTCTATCTCCCTTACTTACTGAGCGTACCGCAATTTTCAAATCAGCATCTTACGCTTCTCTTGCTACTGGTTGCCTTTCATTGGATTGAAAAAAACAAGTTTGCCTTTTCCGCCTTGACGGGTCTGTTATTGGCTGTTTTAAACATTTTGAGACCTGTCGCCATCGTTGTCGTATTAACAATACTTTGTTATTGGCTGTACGTATTTTTCCGCGATCGTGCATTCAAAAAATGGATCCTGCACTCCGCTCTCCTCGCACTTACGTTCTTCATAGCAGTAAGCGGTTTCGATAAGCTTTTCGTGAAAATCGACTATGCGGATGCTCCTGTCAGCCAACCTAAAATGCCCTATTTTAAATATGTAAAAGGGTTGGGGGGAGATCAGGGCTTTGACAAACTGGCTAAGCTCAGCTATGACTACGAGACGTTTAATCAGATTCAGAAGGAGCAGCTAAATAGTCTGATTACCGAGCAACCGGTGAGCACCGTCATCTTCGTCATCAATAAAATGTGCAGGTATTGGGGATTGTTTGACTATCAATTTGAGCATACGTTTAATCATGATCCCGATTACTACTATCAGTATCCAGTGAAAGCATTGTATATGATCAGCTGGTTCCAATACATGCTCTGCATCCTATTAGCTTTAATAGGATTTCGATTATGGAAACAAAAGCATGACATGGATGTCTACGTTATTTTTTTCATCGGATATAATCTAGTCTATCTGTTGATTGAAGCCTTTTCGTCCTACCGCTTTATCGTCTACCCCTTTATCATCATCATGTCTGGTTATGCGATTCATGAGCTACGGCTTTACGAGATCAATCGCATTGTGAGCATTGTAAAAATGAAAAGTAAGAAGCCATTTGCGCGAACACGCTCCTTGTAA
- the infC gene encoding translation initiation factor IF-3: MIKNEKIKASEVHVTGLQGEDLGVMATKEALALAKKLKVDLVCTSLMSSPPPCKLIGAGTAKQEILHEKQQARKQAQGPKVKELRLTANIEDHDLDTKRSQAERMLKSGDAVLLVVKITGKEGARAKELLEGLVKELSAFGKKHTGIQLSGKQAAVQLDPL, encoded by the coding sequence ATGATTAAGAATGAGAAAATTAAAGCATCTGAAGTTCACGTCACGGGCCTGCAAGGTGAGGACTTGGGCGTGATGGCAACGAAAGAAGCTCTAGCTCTAGCGAAAAAGCTGAAAGTTGACCTCGTCTGCACCTCGCTCATGAGCAGCCCGCCGCCTTGCAAGCTAATTGGTGCTGGCACTGCGAAGCAGGAAATCTTGCATGAGAAGCAGCAAGCGCGGAAACAAGCGCAAGGGCCTAAAGTGAAAGAGCTTCGCTTAACGGCGAATATCGAAGATCATGATTTGGACACGAAGCGCTCGCAAGCGGAGCGCATGCTGAAGAGCGGCGACGCAGTGCTGCTCGTCGTGAAAATCACCGGCAAAGAGGGCGCGCGAGCGAAGGAATTGCTTGAGGGGTTAGTGAAGGAGCTCAGCGCCTTCGGCAAGAAGCACACGGGCATTCAATTGAGCGGCAAACAAGCGGCGGTTCAATTGGACCCGCTTTAA
- a CDS encoding LLM class flavin-dependent oxidoreductase translates to MLKLSILDQSPVSSGFTHSEALQQTIGLAQLADRLGYTRFWVSEHHNSQGLAGSSPEVLLSTLAARTSRIRLGSGGVLLPHYSAYKVAENFRMLEALYPGRIDLGIGRAPGGTPHTAKALRGVSADLFEGLERFPAQVLDLLRFLTDSVEPGHVFEGIRATPLVSSMPQVWLLGSTGQSGVYASQAGAAFCFAHFINGAGGQHAVRSYRSSFQPSALNVVPQATVCIYVLCAETTTEAEEQASSIDLRILQMEKGEFTGVKSPREAAEYPYSDWDQTRVRDNRSRMIVGNPNQVREQIRALAASYNVDEVMIVAGGYTLETRLRTVELLAEAFELNHSHSFMI, encoded by the coding sequence TTGCTGAAGCTTAGTATTCTTGATCAGTCACCGGTCTCATCCGGCTTTACACATAGCGAAGCGTTGCAACAAACGATAGGGCTCGCGCAACTTGCAGACCGGCTTGGCTACACTCGATTCTGGGTGTCGGAACATCATAACTCCCAAGGGTTGGCGGGCTCCTCGCCTGAGGTGCTGCTGTCCACGCTGGCTGCGCGCACAAGCCGCATCCGGCTTGGCTCCGGCGGCGTACTGCTGCCGCATTACAGCGCCTACAAGGTCGCTGAGAACTTCCGCATGCTCGAGGCGCTCTATCCAGGCCGCATCGATCTGGGCATTGGGCGTGCGCCTGGCGGCACGCCGCATACGGCCAAGGCGCTGCGCGGTGTCAGCGCCGATCTGTTCGAAGGACTAGAGCGGTTCCCAGCGCAAGTCCTAGATCTGCTGCGGTTCCTCACCGATTCGGTGGAACCGGGGCATGTGTTCGAGGGCATCCGCGCCACCCCGTTGGTGAGCTCGATGCCCCAGGTATGGCTGCTCGGCTCCACGGGGCAGAGCGGGGTGTACGCGTCGCAGGCAGGCGCAGCGTTCTGCTTCGCGCACTTCATCAACGGAGCGGGGGGACAGCATGCGGTGCGCAGCTACCGCAGCTCGTTCCAGCCGTCCGCGCTCAATGTCGTGCCGCAGGCGACGGTCTGCATCTATGTGCTGTGCGCCGAGACGACAACCGAGGCGGAGGAGCAAGCAAGCTCCATCGATTTGCGCATTCTGCAAATGGAAAAAGGCGAGTTCACCGGAGTGAAATCGCCGAGGGAAGCTGCGGAATATCCGTATTCCGATTGGGATCAGACGCGTGTGCGCGATAATCGCTCGCGCATGATTGTGGGCAATCCGAACCAAGTCAGGGAGCAGATTCGGGCATTGGCCGCAAGTTATAACGTCGATGAGGTCATGATCGTTGCAGGCGGTTATACCCTGGAAACGCGGTTGCGGACAGTGGAACTGTTGGCGGAAGCTTTTGAGTTAAACCACTCGCATAGTTTTATGATTTAG
- a CDS encoding phosphatase PAP2 family protein → MKGKGLVKDMMWSIGAAGTLLLAFIVLSRSLTASWLDQFDQHVGVFIRDQRADAWTSVAKVFTFLGSGSTEFILFFLVGGILIFKFKHKWETLVLFVGVLGAWLMNTALKGIFERDRPAADGWLIEEDGFSFPSGHSMVSILFYGLLAYLLWVNMRRIWKAAWLVPVIGIVIIVCIGLSRIYLGVHYPSDVVAGYLAGGIGLIGCTHAVRRIRHRQAGRIDTGRDYMEKGHKFSQ, encoded by the coding sequence ATGAAGGGCAAGGGACTTGTTAAGGATATGATGTGGAGTATAGGGGCGGCTGGCACGCTGCTCCTCGCATTTATCGTGTTGTCACGGAGTTTAACGGCGAGTTGGCTCGATCAGTTTGATCAACATGTAGGCGTTTTCATTCGAGATCAACGAGCGGATGCATGGACTTCCGTGGCTAAAGTGTTTACCTTTCTAGGAAGCGGATCGACGGAGTTTATTTTATTCTTTCTTGTCGGGGGCATACTCATCTTCAAATTTAAACATAAGTGGGAAACGCTCGTGCTATTCGTGGGTGTGCTTGGTGCTTGGTTGATGAATACTGCACTCAAAGGGATTTTTGAACGTGATCGTCCCGCAGCGGACGGATGGTTAATTGAAGAGGATGGCTTCAGCTTTCCCAGCGGGCATTCGATGGTTTCGATTCTGTTCTATGGACTGCTGGCCTACCTGTTATGGGTCAATATGCGCCGTATTTGGAAAGCCGCATGGTTGGTTCCTGTGATTGGCATAGTCATCATCGTCTGCATTGGACTCAGTCGCATTTACCTGGGGGTGCACTACCCGAGTGATGTGGTTGCTGGGTATTTGGCTGGCGGTATTGGGCTCATCGGATGCACGCACGCGGTTCGCCGCATCCGGCATCGACAAGCAGGGCGCATAGATACAGGACGAGACTATATGGAAAAGGGTCATAAATTTTCCCAGTAA